TTCGACAGTTTGCAGCGCCGCCACCAGCCCGACGGTCATCACCAGAAACAGCCCGAGAAATAACCGCAGCATCTACAACTCCCACGCAAACGGATTGAACAGATAGCCCTTGCCCCACACGGTCTTGATGCACACCGGTTCGCGGGGATTGTCCTTGAGTTTGTTGCGCAACTTGCTGATGTACACGTCGACGCTGCGATTGAGGCCGTCGAAGGCGATGCCGCGCATACGGTTGAGAATGTCGTCGCGCGACAGGATGTTGCCGGCGGCACTGGCCAGCAGCCACAGCAGTTCGAATTCCATGGTGGTCAGCTCGATCAGTTCGCCGGCCAGACGCACTTCGCGGCAGCTGCGGTCGATGTGCAACTGACCGAACTCCAGGGAGCTGACCACACCGCTGTCCGGCACCTGCCGGCGTTGCAGCGCGCGCAGACGCGCGAGCAGCACCGGCGGTTTGATCGGCTTGATCACGTAATCGTCGGCCCCGGACTCCAGACCCAGAATGTGGTCGAGGTCATCTTCCTTGGCGGTCAGGATGACGATTGGTGTGTCCGACACGCTGCGGATTTCACGGCACACGTGCAGGCCGCTCTGCCCCGGCAACATCAGGTCGAGCACCACGACCTTGGGCTTGAATTCAAGAAACGCGGCCACGGCCAGATCGCCGCGATGCACCGTGCGCACCTCATAGCCGTGTTGTTCGAGAAAGTGGGCGATCAGCGCGGCAAGCCGCTCATCGTCTTCCACCAGCAGGACTCTGCCAAAACCCAGGTTATCCATAACGACCGTCGCCAACCCTCAGTGAAGTGGGCGACATTATGGCGGCATTCGCAGGCAAGACGATTATCGCGGGCAGCAAAAACCGGCCACTTGGGCCGGTTTTCGTTGATGTTTCATGCTCTTAAGAGTTTTTAACAATTCATGCCGCAACGGGTACGCCGCTGTGGAAACGGAATTCCTCGTCCGGCGATTCGATCAGCTCCTGCTCGGCGGCGCGGACTTTCTCGATCACTTGAGCGATGTCCTTGGCGTCGCCGTACTGATAGGCCAGTTTCAGGTAACCCTGGAAATGCCGGGCCTCGCTTTTCAGCAGGCCGAAGTAGAACTTGCCGAGTTCTTCGTCCAGATGCGGCACCAGCGCTTCGAACCGCTCGCAACTGCGGGCTTCGATGAAGGCGCCGACCACCAGAGTATCGACCAGTTTCACCGGTTCGTGGCTGCGCACCACTTTGCGCAGGCTCGAGGCATAGCGGCCGGCATGCAGCTGGCGCAGTTCGATCTTGCGTCGCTTCATGATGCGCATGACCTGTTCGTGGTGCACCAGTTCTTCCCGGGCCAGGCGCGACATCATGTTGATCAGATCGACATGGGAATGGTACTTGGCGATCAGGCTCAACGCGGTGCTGGCGGCCTTGAACTCGCAGTTCTTGTGGTCGATCAGCAGGGTTTCCTGATCGGCCAGCGCGGCTTCAACCCAGGCGTCAGGCGTGCGGCAACCAAGGAATTCGTGGATTTCGGGAAGGATCATGGGGCTCACGGTCAAAAGGTGTTCGAGCGAAGGGCGCCGATTATACCGGCCTGCCCGCAGACCACCAGCGCCAGCCCTTGATATGCATCAAGTCGCGGACGGATGCGCAGCAACTATAGTTGTGCAACGTCGTGCCTTTTCATTGCTGGAGACTCACTCATGCAAGCCATTCGCAGCATTCTGGTGGTCATCGAACCCGAACACGCGGAAAGCCTGGCGCTCAAGCGCGCCAAGCTGATCGCCGGGGTGACCCAGGCCCATCTGCACCTGCTGGTCTGCGACAAGAAGCACGATCACGCCGGCATGCTCAGCGTGCTCAAGGCCGCGCTTTTGGCGGACGGCTACAGCGTCACCACCGAACAGGCGTGGAACGAGAGCCTGCACGAAACCATCATCGACGTGCAGCAGGCCGAAGGCTGCGGGCTGGTGATCAAGCAGCATTTCCCCGACAGTTCGCTGAAAAAAGCCCTGCTGACGCCGGCGGACTGGAAACTGCTGCGCCACTGCCCGACCCCGGTGCTGCTGGTAAAAACCTCCGCTTCCTGGAAAGACCGAGTGATTCTGGCGGCAGTCGATGTGGGCAATGCCGATGGCGAACACCGTCACCTGCACACCACCATCATCGACCACGGCTATGACATCGCCAGCCTGGCCAAAGGGCATCTGCACGTGATTACCGCCCATCCGTCACCGATGCTCTCGGCCGCCGACCCGACTTTCCAGCTCAAGGAAACCATCGAGGCGCGCTATCGCGAGCAATGCCAGGCGTTCCAGGCTGAATTCGATGTCGATGACGAGCATTTGCATGTCGAGGAAGGTCCGGCGGACGTGCTGATTCCGTTCATGGCGCACAAGCTCCAGGCGGCGGTGACCGTGATTGGCACCGTGGCGCGTACCGGGTTGTCCGGGGCGTTGATCGGCAATACCGCCGAAGTGGTGCTGGATGCGCTGGAGAGTGATGTGCTGGTGCTCAAGCCGCAGGAGGTTGAAGACCATTTGGTGGAGCTGGCGGTGAAGCATTAAGCATTGTTGTCATCCTGTGGCGAGGACACTCGCCACAGGTAACGCTTACTCGCCCAGTGCATCCTTCAGGAAACCCGGTGCGATGTAGCGCTGATAGTGCGCTTCCGACAGCAGGAAAAATTCCCGATCAATGGCATCTCGCAGTTCCGGCAGGTTCCAGTCGCGAAACTCCGGCAGCAATACCATCCCGTAGGCTTCCAGATTAATGATCACCCGCGCGCCCCGGGCGATCAGCTGGTACGCCCAGCAATATTCCGACTGATGCGGCACGAAGCGGATCTTGCGCTGTTCCAGCTGCTGGCGCAGCCGCGCCGGGTCGAAGACCTCGACCTTGCTCGCCATCACTTGTGACAGCAATTGCTCAAGACGCAACCACACCGCGCGCTTTTCCTCCTCGTTGTAACCGTTCCAGTGGATCACTTCGTGGTGGAAACGCTTGCAGCCACGGCACACCAGATCACCGTAAACAGTGGAGCAGAGGCCGACGCAGGGAGTCTTGATGGTCTGATTGGGCATAAATGGGCAGAACACTTGAAACGCGGAACAGGTCGGCATGTTAGCCCTTTGTCCGGCATTCATCACCCCTCAAACATCAGGGGCAAGCGCTGGATCGGGGTTTGCCCTGCCTGCGCACAACGCCACCAAAGTCCAATAGAGCCCGACTTACCTTTAAATTTTTTTTGCCGTAGAATCAGCCAGCCTTTTTAGGCGCCAATGTCCGTTAGAAGCTGTTTTCAAAGCGTCACGAGCACAGTCGTTCCTTCAGAGCGGTGTTGGCGAAGGGTTTTTCCAGCGGGGAAAAGCCCAACGCCAACCCTCATCAGCTCCCCGTTCTGCAGGCGTAAAACTTTGAAAGCAGCTTCTGTAAGGAATTGCCGGTAATTCTGGCCGAACGACCCACAACGTCGTGAGGAGCATGAGTACGGCAATTTCGGGATGAGCGTCCCGGACACCCATTTGGGACCACTGATGAGGGTAATAACTGTGCTTGAAGCCTACCGCAAACATATCGAAGAGCGTGCAGCACTGGGTATCGTTCCCCAGCCGCTTAACGCCGAACAAACTGCAGGCCTGGTCGAGCTGCTGAAGAATCCTCCGGCTGGCGAAGAAGCTTTCCTCGTTGACCTGATCACCAATCGCGTACCACCAGGAGTGGACGAAGCCGCCTACGTCAAGGCCGGTTTCCTCTCCGCACTGGCCAAGGGCGAAGTCTCCTCCCCTCTGCTGGACAAGAAACGCGCTGTAGAACTGCTCGGCACCATGCAGGGCGGCTACAACATCGTGACCCTGGTCGAACTGCTGGACAACGCCGAACTGGCGCCAGTGGCCGCCGAAGAACTCAAGCACACCCTGCTGATGTTCGATGCCTTCCACGACGTGGCTGAAAAAGCCAAGAACGGCAACGTTCACGCCAAGGCCGTGCTGCAATCCTGGGCTGACGGCGAGTGGTTCAAGAAGCGCCCTGTGCTGGCCGACAAGATCAGCCTGCGCGTCTTCAAGGTGACCGGCGAAACCAACACCGACGACCTGTCCCCTGCTCCAGACGCCTGGTCGCGTCCTGACATCCCGCTGCACGCCCTGGCCATGCTGAAAATGGCCCGTGACGGCATCGTTCCGGACGAGCAAGGCAAGACCGGCCCGATGAAGCAGATCGAAGAAATGCGCGGCCAGGGCTTCCCTATCGCCTACGTCGGTGACGTGGTCGGTACCGGTTCCTCGCGTAAATCCGCGACCAACTCGGTCCTGTGGTTCTTCGGTGACGACATCCCTTACGTGCCGAACAAGCGCGGCGGCGGCTTCTGCTTCGGCAGCAAGATCGCTCCGATCTTCTACAACACCATGGAAGATGCCGGCGCACTGCCTATCGAGTTCGACGTATCGAACATGAACATGGGCGACGTGATCGACCTGTACCCGCATGCCGGCAAAGTCTGCAAGCACGGTACCGACGAAGTCATCACCACCTTCGAAATGAAGACCCCGGTCCTGCTGGACGAAGTCCGCGCCGGCGGCCGTATCCCGCTGATCATCGGCCGTGGCCTGACCGAGAAGGCTCGCGCCGAACTGGGTCTGCCAGCATTCGACCTGTTCAAGAAACCTGAAGCTCCGGCCGAAAGCACCAAGGGTTACACCCTGGCGCAGAAAATGGTCGGCAAGGCCTGCGGTCTGGCAGAAGGCAAAGGCATCCGTCCTGGCACCTACTGCGAACCGAAGATGACCACCGTAGGTTCTCAGGACACCACCGGTCCAATGACCCGTGACGAACTGAAAGACCTGGCGTGCCTGGGCTTCTCCGCTGATCTGGTAATGCAGTCCTTCTGCCACACCGCGGCTTATCCAAAGCCGATCGACGTGACCACCCACCACACCCTGCCTGACTTCATCATGACCCGCGGCGGCGTTTCCCTGCGTCCGGGCGACGGCATCATCCACTCGTGGCTGAACCGCATGCTGCTGCCGGACACCGTGGGTACCGGTGGTGACTCGCACACCCGTTTCCCGATGGGCATCTCGTTCCCGGCCGGTTCCGGTCTGGTCGCGTTCGCCGCAGCCACCGGCGTCATGCCGCTGGACATGCCGGAATCGATCCTGGTGCGCTTCAAAGGCAAGATGAAACCTGGCATCACCCTGCGTGACCTAGTTCATGCCATTCCTTACTTCGCTATCCAGAACGGTCTGCTGACCGTCGAGAAGAAAGGCAAGAAAAACGCCTTCTCCGGCCGCATCCTGGAAATCGAAGGCCTGGAAGGTCTGACCCTGGAACAGGCGTTCGAACTGTCCGACGCCTCGGCCGAACGTTCGGCTGCCGGTTGCACCATCAAGCTGTCGAAAGAGTCGATCACCGAGTACCTGCAGTCCAACATCACCCTGCTGCGCTGGATGATCGGCGAAGGCTACGGCGATGCGCGTACCCTGGAACGTCGTGCTCAAGCGATGGAAGCCTGGATCGCCAACCCTGAGCTGATGGAAGCCGATGCCGACGCCGAATACGCCGAAGTCATCGAAATCGATCTGGCCGACATCAGCGAGCCTGTACTGTGCGCGCCGAACGACCCGGACGACGCCCGTCTGCTGTCCAGCGTTGCTGGCGAGAAGATCGACGAAGTGTTCATCGGTTCGTGCATGACCAACATCGGTCACTTCCGCGCTGCCGGTAAACTGCTGGATCAGGTCAAGGGTCAGCTGCCAACCCGTCTGTGGCTGTCGCCGCCGACCAAGATGGACGCTCACCAACTGACCGAAGAAGGCTACTACGGCATCTACGGCAAGGCCGGCGCCCGCATGGAAATGCCAGGCTGCTCGCTGTGCATGGGTAACCAGGCACGCGTCGAGCCGAACAGCACCGTGGTGTCGACTTCGACCCGTAACTTCCCGAACCGTCTGGGCGACGGCGCGAACGTCTACCTGGCTTCGGCCGAGCTGGCGTCCGTTGCTTCGATCCTGGGTCGCCTGCCGACCGTCGAGGAGTACATGGAATACGCTGGCAAGATCGACAGCATGGCGGCCGATGTTTACCGCTACCTGTCCTTCGACCAGATTGCCGAGTTCCGTGAAGCTGCTGCGAACGCCAAGATCCCGGTCGTTCAAGCCTAACGCTGCAACGCAATGAAAAACGCCGCCCATCGCGAGATGAGCGGCGTTTTTTTATGCCTGCGGAAACTCATGCATTGAGCTTGAGTGCCTGCTGAACCGCCTCGTCCACACTCAAACCGCTCAACAGCACCTGCTCGCGTTCCAGTGCAGGCAATTGCGCCAGCACGGTCTGCGCCTCATGCTTGAGTCGGGCCAGAATCAACAGTTTGTCCTCAGCCCGCACCTGCAGGAAGAATGCTTCCAGCGCCTCGATGCTGGTGCCGTCCAGATCCGGTGATTCTTCCAGACTCAGGATAATCGTGTGCACCGCCGCCGGCGCATGCCGAGCCAGCCGCAGCGCGCCGCCGAGAATCCGTTCCACGTTAGCGAAAAACAGTGCCTCGCTCGGACGCACGATCAGCACGCCGGGGATTTCCCGGGCATCCGGATGGCGCTGCACGTCGACGTAATCGTGACCGCCGCCCATTTGTCCCAGCACCTGGATATCCGCCGAGGACATCTGTTTGAGCATCAGCACCACACTGATCGCCACCGCCAGCAGCAAACCGTCGAGCACGCCGAGCACCAGCACCGCCGCCACCGCGCAAATCACTAACAAGCGGTCACGGCGCCAGATGAAGTAGCGGCCCAGCGGTTGCAGGCTCAGCGCTCGTCCCAGTGCGTGAATCACAATGGCGGCCAGCACCGGTTCCGGGGTCAGGGCGATGTAAGGCAGCACCGTCAAAACGATCAGCAACACCACTGCCGCTGCGACAACGCCCGCCAACCGCGATGTAGCGCCCGCCGCCTCATTGGCCGACGTCGCTGAATACCCGGCCCCGGCCGGCATGCCATGAAACAGCCCCGATAGCAGATTGGACGCGCCAAGGGCCAGCAGATCGCGGTTCGAGGACACCCGATCGCCGTGTTTCAGGGCAAACGAGCTGATCGAGCCATAGGACTCGGCGTACAGAATCATCACCATGGCAAACGCCAGTTCGCCGAGTCGCAGCCAGTCGGCAAACGGCATGTTCGGCAGCTGTGGCATCTCCAGCGCCAGGTCGATGATTCCGATCAGCTTCACCCCGTAGGCCGGCAGGTTCAGCCATTGGCTGGCGGCAATGCCCAGAGCGACGACGATCAGCCCGCCCGGCACCCGACGAAAGCGGGCGCAGACCATCAGTACCAGCAACGCCACCAGCGCTACTCCGGCGCCCGCAAGGTTCCATTTTGGCCACTGCTCCAACAACTGCGGCAGAAAGCGAACCAGGTTGCTCTCAGTCAGGTGGACATCGACGACACTCGCCACCTGCTTGAGGATGATCGTCACCGCCAATCCCAGTGCAAAGCCACGCAACACCGGCTTGGCGATGAAGGATGTCACGCTGCCAAGCTTGAACAACCCCGCCAGCAGAAACAGCACCCCGGTCATCATCACCAGGCCGACCGCCAGGCTCAGGCGCAAGGCCGGATCGCCGCCAGCCAGCGAAGCCGTCGCAGCCGCCAGCACCGCCGCCGAGGACGACGTGGCCGAGACCACGGCAAAGCGGCTGGTGCCCATCAACGCGTAACACAGCAGCCCGGCGAACAACGCGATCACCCCGGCCTGGGGTGGCAACGCGGCAATGCTGGAATACGCCACGGCCTCGGGCAGTAACAGACCGGCAATCGACAACCCGGCCAGCAGGTCCTGGCTACGACTTTGCACTTCGGGTCGGGAAGCGGCACTCAGAGGTTCAGTTGACAATCGGACCCACCCACCCTGGCAGATACCGAGCTTCCTGACTGCGGGCCAGATTCATGGCTTTGGTCTGCAATTTGGGACTGAGGTCGTTGATCTGATCACTGGCAATGCGGCTGCGAAAGAAGTCCGCCCAGAGAAATTCGCTATAGGGCGTCGCGTCCTTGGCGTAGCCACCAGCCCGGCGCAAACGTCCGGCGAGGCTGCGATAAGGGTCATCCTGTAAGTCGGCGATAGATTTTGGAATGGCTTCAAAGGTGCGCCGGACACCGCGACCGTCGTAGGGGTGCGCCCACTGGTTGAAGTTCATCACGTTCCAGAACGTCACCGTGTCGACAAACGAAAGATCCTTGAGCACCAGCAAGGAGGCTTTCTTGACCTCTTCTTCGATCAGCGCCAGACCAAAGTGATGGTGATCGACGATGTAGTAGACGCCTTCAGGCCCGAGCACACTGGGGAACCAGTGATTGTCCAGCGCTGCCGCCCGCTCCTTGCGTTTGAGTTTTTTCCATTCCTGGCGCTTGTCGGCGACTTCGGCGAGGCCGACCGTAAGCTGAGTGGGATGGAGTTTTTCCAGTTTGGCGCTGATCAATTGGGGTCGTGCACGGGGCATGTGGCATCTCCGGGGAAAAGTGCCTTTCAAGCGTAGCCGTTTATGCCTTGGGATGCGTGCCCTGGATCAGGCACTGAGGGGTCTTGCAAAAGCGGGGGCGAATTGCTCGCCCCCGCTTTGAGCTGCTGGCCTGGAATCAGGCGGCCAGCGAGTAGATCAACGCCG
This genomic window from Pseudomonas kribbensis contains:
- a CDS encoding response regulator, which produces MDNLGFGRVLLVEDDERLAALIAHFLEQHGYEVRTVHRGDLAVAAFLEFKPKVVVLDLMLPGQSGLHVCREIRSVSDTPIVILTAKEDDLDHILGLESGADDYVIKPIKPPVLLARLRALQRRQVPDSGVVSSLEFGQLHIDRSCREVRLAGELIELTTMEFELLWLLASAAGNILSRDDILNRMRGIAFDGLNRSVDVYISKLRNKLKDNPREPVCIKTVWGKGYLFNPFAWEL
- a CDS encoding tRNA-(ms[2]io[6]A)-hydroxylase, which produces MILPEIHEFLGCRTPDAWVEAALADQETLLIDHKNCEFKAASTALSLIAKYHSHVDLINMMSRLAREELVHHEQVMRIMKRRKIELRQLHAGRYASSLRKVVRSHEPVKLVDTLVVGAFIEARSCERFEALVPHLDEELGKFYFGLLKSEARHFQGYLKLAYQYGDAKDIAQVIEKVRAAEQELIESPDEEFRFHSGVPVAA
- a CDS encoding universal stress protein; the protein is MQAIRSILVVIEPEHAESLALKRAKLIAGVTQAHLHLLVCDKKHDHAGMLSVLKAALLADGYSVTTEQAWNESLHETIIDVQQAEGCGLVIKQHFPDSSLKKALLTPADWKLLRHCPTPVLLVKTSASWKDRVILAAVDVGNADGEHRHLHTTIIDHGYDIASLAKGHLHVITAHPSPMLSAADPTFQLKETIEARYREQCQAFQAEFDVDDEHLHVEEGPADVLIPFMAHKLQAAVTVIGTVARTGLSGALIGNTAEVVLDALESDVLVLKPQEVEDHLVELAVKH
- a CDS encoding DUF1289 domain-containing protein; this translates as MPNQTIKTPCVGLCSTVYGDLVCRGCKRFHHEVIHWNGYNEEEKRAVWLRLEQLLSQVMASKVEVFDPARLRQQLEQRKIRFVPHQSEYCWAYQLIARGARVIINLEAYGMVLLPEFRDWNLPELRDAIDREFFLLSEAHYQRYIAPGFLKDALGE
- the acnB gene encoding bifunctional aconitate hydratase 2/2-methylisocitrate dehydratase — its product is MLEAYRKHIEERAALGIVPQPLNAEQTAGLVELLKNPPAGEEAFLVDLITNRVPPGVDEAAYVKAGFLSALAKGEVSSPLLDKKRAVELLGTMQGGYNIVTLVELLDNAELAPVAAEELKHTLLMFDAFHDVAEKAKNGNVHAKAVLQSWADGEWFKKRPVLADKISLRVFKVTGETNTDDLSPAPDAWSRPDIPLHALAMLKMARDGIVPDEQGKTGPMKQIEEMRGQGFPIAYVGDVVGTGSSRKSATNSVLWFFGDDIPYVPNKRGGGFCFGSKIAPIFYNTMEDAGALPIEFDVSNMNMGDVIDLYPHAGKVCKHGTDEVITTFEMKTPVLLDEVRAGGRIPLIIGRGLTEKARAELGLPAFDLFKKPEAPAESTKGYTLAQKMVGKACGLAEGKGIRPGTYCEPKMTTVGSQDTTGPMTRDELKDLACLGFSADLVMQSFCHTAAYPKPIDVTTHHTLPDFIMTRGGVSLRPGDGIIHSWLNRMLLPDTVGTGGDSHTRFPMGISFPAGSGLVAFAAATGVMPLDMPESILVRFKGKMKPGITLRDLVHAIPYFAIQNGLLTVEKKGKKNAFSGRILEIEGLEGLTLEQAFELSDASAERSAAGCTIKLSKESITEYLQSNITLLRWMIGEGYGDARTLERRAQAMEAWIANPELMEADADAEYAEVIEIDLADISEPVLCAPNDPDDARLLSSVAGEKIDEVFIGSCMTNIGHFRAAGKLLDQVKGQLPTRLWLSPPTKMDAHQLTEEGYYGIYGKAGARMEMPGCSLCMGNQARVEPNSTVVSTSTRNFPNRLGDGANVYLASAELASVASILGRLPTVEEYMEYAGKIDSMAADVYRYLSFDQIAEFREAAANAKIPVVQA
- a CDS encoding SulP family inorganic anion transporter, with translation MQSRSQDLLAGLSIAGLLLPEAVAYSSIAALPPQAGVIALFAGLLCYALMGTSRFAVVSATSSSAAVLAAATASLAGGDPALRLSLAVGLVMMTGVLFLLAGLFKLGSVTSFIAKPVLRGFALGLAVTIILKQVASVVDVHLTESNLVRFLPQLLEQWPKWNLAGAGVALVALLVLMVCARFRRVPGGLIVVALGIAASQWLNLPAYGVKLIGIIDLALEMPQLPNMPFADWLRLGELAFAMVMILYAESYGSISSFALKHGDRVSSNRDLLALGASNLLSGLFHGMPAGAGYSATSANEAAGATSRLAGVVAAAVVLLIVLTVLPYIALTPEPVLAAIVIHALGRALSLQPLGRYFIWRRDRLLVICAVAAVLVLGVLDGLLLAVAISVVLMLKQMSSADIQVLGQMGGGHDYVDVQRHPDAREIPGVLIVRPSEALFFANVERILGGALRLARHAPAAVHTIILSLEESPDLDGTSIEALEAFFLQVRAEDKLLILARLKHEAQTVLAQLPALEREQVLLSGLSVDEAVQQALKLNA
- a CDS encoding ParB-like protein, producing the protein MPRARPQLISAKLEKLHPTQLTVGLAEVADKRQEWKKLKRKERAAALDNHWFPSVLGPEGVYYIVDHHHFGLALIEEEVKKASLLVLKDLSFVDTVTFWNVMNFNQWAHPYDGRGVRRTFEAIPKSIADLQDDPYRSLAGRLRRAGGYAKDATPYSEFLWADFFRSRIASDQINDLSPKLQTKAMNLARSQEARYLPGWVGPIVN